In a genomic window of Verrucomicrobiota bacterium:
- a CDS encoding ATP-binding protein, protein MEIRKHPFVTKFPKTEAEQIVASSKIQVYKAGTVIFEEDSISNLLYLLLEGDVDFLKKTNTGKYSPVSSAEAGSFFGELGILTGESRKLRAKARNDVRVGEVPGALLLDFLKKSSPFLLEVLNNVTTHLKTTTDHYLQERIQKEKLQAVGQMVRSIVHDLRNPFSIISLATYMIGQEHDDKKTQEQCDLIKDQTNYVMALAEDITAFSEGYKSLKKITVSMKDMFAKFQTKHEHILKTSTCPIEFIDNDLSANLDQEKMIRVLKNLVENAIESVDTKSNGRIRVLARAKDGELSLSVADNGRGIPEDIREYLFEPFAAPPGGKEGSGLGAAIAKSVVEAHNGRLTYASETGKGTTFTIRIPIE, encoded by the coding sequence ATGGAGATTCGTAAACACCCATTCGTAACCAAATTTCCTAAAACAGAAGCTGAGCAGATCGTCGCTTCTTCAAAAATCCAAGTCTATAAGGCCGGAACTGTAATATTTGAAGAAGACAGCATTTCAAACCTGCTCTACCTCTTGCTTGAAGGAGATGTTGATTTTCTTAAGAAAACCAACACCGGAAAATACAGTCCCGTAAGTTCTGCGGAAGCAGGTTCTTTTTTTGGTGAGCTAGGTATCCTTACCGGAGAAAGTCGGAAGCTCAGAGCTAAGGCGCGAAATGACGTTCGTGTGGGTGAAGTGCCGGGGGCGCTCCTTTTGGATTTTCTAAAGAAAAGTTCACCATTCCTTTTGGAAGTTTTGAATAATGTTACCACGCACCTCAAGACAACTACGGATCATTATCTGCAGGAACGGATTCAAAAAGAAAAGCTTCAGGCTGTGGGGCAAATGGTTCGGTCTATTGTCCATGATTTGAGAAATCCCTTTTCCATCATTTCCCTCGCCACCTACATGATTGGTCAGGAGCACGATGATAAGAAAACACAGGAGCAATGTGACCTTATTAAGGATCAGACCAATTACGTGATGGCGTTGGCTGAAGATATCACTGCCTTTTCGGAAGGTTATAAAAGCCTTAAGAAAATTACAGTTTCCATGAAAGACATGTTCGCGAAATTTCAAACGAAGCATGAGCATATTCTTAAAACCTCTACCTGCCCGATTGAATTTATTGATAACGATCTTTCGGCCAATTTGGATCAGGAAAAAATGATTCGGGTGCTCAAGAATCTTGTTGAAAATGCCATTGAATCGGTAGACACGAAATCCAACGGTCGTATACGTGTTCTGGCGCGCGCAAAAGATGGAGAACTGTCGCTTTCTGTTGCCGATAATGGTCGTGGAATTCCTGAAGATATCAGAGAATATTTATTCGAACCATTTGCTGCTCCTCCAGGTGGTAAGGAGGGTTCTGGACTCGGAGCTGCCATCGCAAAATCTGTGGTTGAAGCACACAATGGACGTCTGACTTACGCGTCGGAAACGGGTAAAGGTACCACCTTTACAATACGTATTCCGATCGAGTAA
- a CDS encoding uracil-DNA glycosylase family protein, whose product MNQKNLDKHLLKLKACHRCPKMHKPVVVGEAALSKVILVGQAPGVKEPVLQRPFGWTAGKTLFRWFKEGVGIEEPAFREWVYMAAVCRCYPGKNPKGGDRVPDPEEIENCAGWLKDELQLLKPELVIPVGKLAIQQFVSFGKLTDAIGETFRIKRWGVSFDMIPLPHPSGASTWHRMEPGKALTQKALKKLKNHPSFKAVLAQAKIQD is encoded by the coding sequence ATGAATCAAAAAAATCTCGATAAACACCTGCTCAAATTAAAAGCCTGTCACCGCTGTCCCAAGATGCATAAACCAGTAGTGGTTGGAGAGGCAGCTTTGAGTAAGGTGATACTGGTGGGGCAGGCACCTGGAGTGAAAGAGCCTGTATTGCAGCGTCCGTTTGGATGGACTGCAGGCAAAACTTTATTTCGGTGGTTTAAAGAAGGAGTTGGTATTGAGGAACCAGCATTTCGTGAATGGGTCTATATGGCGGCGGTGTGTCGCTGTTATCCTGGAAAAAATCCCAAAGGGGGTGATCGTGTTCCCGATCCAGAAGAAATAGAAAACTGCGCTGGCTGGTTGAAGGATGAGCTGCAACTATTGAAACCGGAATTAGTGATTCCCGTTGGTAAGCTGGCTATTCAACAATTTGTATCTTTTGGAAAACTTACCGATGCAATCGGCGAAACATTCAGGATAAAGAGGTGGGGTGTGTCGTTCGATATGATACCTTTGCCTCATCCCTCGGGTGCGTCGACTTGGCATCGAATGGAACCCGGAAAAGCGCTTACACAAAAGGCTCTAAAGAAACTAAAAAATCATCCATCCTTTAAGGCAGTTTTAGCTCAAGCAAAAATCCAGGATTGA
- a CDS encoding pyrophosphate--fructose-6-phosphate 1-phosphotransferase has protein sequence MAVKKVALLTAGGLAPCLSSAVGGLIERYTELAPDVEIICYRSGYKGLLLGDSFSVTYSMREQAGILHRHGGSPIGNSRVKLTNVEDCIKRGLIKEGQNPLEVAAERLEKDGVDVLHTIGGDDTNTTAADLAAFLAKNNYDLTVVGLPKTIDNDVIPIRQSLGAWTAAEHGARFFDNVVAEHNANPRMLIIHEVMGRHCGWLTAATAVEYRKGLDQMDFVPDIGLSKARKDVHAVFVPEMSLDIDAEAKRLRAIMDEIDNVNIFISEGAGVDSIIAEMEASGQEVPRDAFGHAKLDAVNPGQWFAKQFAAKLNAEKVLVQKSGYYSRAAPANAEDLRLIKSCTDLAVDCAMRREGGVIGHDEDQGNILRAIEFERIKGGKPFDTEQAWFGDLLSAIGQAKGSKLSH, from the coding sequence ATGGCTGTTAAAAAAGTTGCACTACTCACTGCAGGCGGACTCGCTCCCTGCTTATCTTCTGCCGTTGGTGGATTGATTGAACGTTACACAGAATTGGCACCTGATGTTGAAATCATTTGTTATCGAAGTGGTTATAAGGGCCTGCTCCTGGGTGATAGTTTTTCAGTGACCTATTCGATGCGCGAACAGGCTGGAATTCTTCATCGGCATGGTGGAAGCCCCATTGGGAATAGCCGTGTCAAGTTAACCAATGTCGAAGATTGTATTAAACGTGGACTTATTAAAGAAGGTCAAAACCCATTGGAAGTTGCCGCTGAACGTTTGGAAAAGGATGGGGTTGATGTTTTACACACTATTGGAGGTGACGACACAAACACCACGGCAGCTGATTTAGCTGCTTTCCTGGCGAAAAACAACTATGACCTCACCGTCGTGGGTCTACCTAAAACTATTGATAACGATGTAATTCCTATAAGGCAAAGTTTAGGTGCCTGGACAGCTGCTGAGCATGGCGCGCGATTTTTTGACAACGTGGTTGCTGAACATAATGCAAATCCACGCATGCTCATTATCCACGAAGTTATGGGCCGCCACTGTGGCTGGTTAACGGCAGCAACCGCTGTTGAGTATCGCAAGGGGCTGGATCAAATGGATTTTGTTCCGGACATCGGATTATCGAAAGCACGAAAGGACGTACATGCAGTGTTTGTTCCTGAAATGAGCCTCGATATCGACGCCGAGGCAAAACGCCTGCGCGCTATCATGGATGAAATCGACAACGTTAATATCTTTATCAGCGAAGGCGCAGGTGTTGATTCCATCATTGCAGAAATGGAAGCGAGCGGTCAGGAAGTGCCCAGAGATGCCTTTGGTCATGCGAAACTCGATGCCGTAAATCCCGGTCAATGGTTTGCAAAGCAATTTGCCGCCAAACTAAATGCTGAAAAAGTCCTCGTTCAAAAGAGCGGGTACTATAGCCGTGCTGCTCCTGCCAATGCAGAAGATCTTCGTTTAATAAAATCCTGTACCGACCTCGCAGTCGATTGCGCGATGCGTCGTGAAGGAGGAGTCATTGGTCACGACGAAGATCAAGGAAACATCCTTCGTGCCATCGAGTTCGAAAGAATAAAAGGAGGAAAACCATTCGATACCGAGCAAGCTTGGTTCGGAGACCTGCTCTCAGCTATCGGCCAAGCTAAAGGTTCCAAGCTTAGTCATTAA
- the trxA gene encoding thioredoxin translates to MSYEVTNFETDVIARSHREPVVVDFWAPWCGPCRMLGPVIEKLASEAEGKWSLVKVNTDENQDIAARYQIRGIPNLKLFVNGEPVSEQVGALPEPILKEWIENQLAAST, encoded by the coding sequence ATGTCATACGAAGTAACTAATTTTGAAACAGATGTAATCGCACGCAGCCACAGGGAACCGGTTGTAGTAGACTTTTGGGCACCTTGGTGTGGACCTTGTCGCATGCTTGGACCCGTTATTGAAAAACTGGCCTCTGAGGCAGAAGGCAAATGGTCGCTAGTCAAAGTCAACACCGATGAGAATCAGGACATTGCAGCACGATACCAGATTCGCGGAATCCCAAACCTGAAGCTTTTTGTAAACGGTGAACCCGTTAGCGAACAAGTGGGAGCTCTACCAGAGCCAATACTAAAAGAATGGATTGAAAACCAGCTCGCAGCCAGTACCTAG